In one window of Pseudodesulfovibrio sediminis DNA:
- a CDS encoding flagellar hook-basal body protein encodes MRDSTQSALFGALSNEMRMSSIANNLANVNTSAFKKDQLAFHDTFVRFAHDYLVDGKTNLRGKDLFPRANVMAKARLSDQRTDFSQGSLEKTGNQLDFALSGEGFFRVQGEGEVLLTRAGNFLTDGQGTLKTQDGMTVLVGGGPLTISPGAHVAVDPGGNISINGDPAGSFDLVSYEDLSKVERIGGNTYRPKVDAVQIPPEDMTVEQGFVEKGNVDVVTEMVAMIETQRAFTMYSKMIQTTDESDKKLITQVGRPTI; translated from the coding sequence ATGCGCGATAGTACTCAAAGCGCGTTATTCGGCGCTTTATCTAATGAAATGAGGATGTCATCCATCGCCAATAATTTGGCGAACGTGAACACGTCGGCTTTCAAAAAAGATCAGTTGGCCTTTCACGACACTTTTGTCCGTTTTGCTCACGACTATCTTGTTGACGGCAAAACAAACCTGCGTGGAAAAGATCTTTTCCCCCGTGCAAACGTCATGGCCAAGGCGCGTCTTTCCGACCAGAGAACGGACTTTTCGCAGGGTAGCCTGGAGAAAACAGGTAACCAACTGGACTTCGCCCTTTCAGGTGAAGGCTTTTTCAGGGTTCAGGGCGAGGGAGAAGTGCTCCTGACCCGCGCTGGAAATTTCCTGACCGATGGGCAGGGAACCCTTAAAACACAGGACGGCATGACTGTTCTGGTTGGCGGCGGTCCCTTGACCATTTCCCCGGGGGCGCATGTGGCTGTTGATCCGGGTGGAAACATTTCCATCAATGGAGATCCCGCAGGGTCCTTTGATCTTGTGTCCTATGAAGATCTGTCCAAGGTGGAGAGGATCGGAGGCAACACGTATCGGCCCAAGGTCGACGCGGTGCAGATTCCTCCGGAAGACATGACCGTGGAACAGGGCTTTGTGGAAAAGGGAAACGTGGATGTCGTCACCGAAATGGTGGCCATGATCGAGACCCAGCGTGCGTTTACCATGTATTCGAAGATGATCCAGACCACTGATGAGAGCGACAAGAAGCTGATCACGCAGGTCGGACGCCCAACCATCTAA
- a CDS encoding rod-binding protein: MISSTVDPRLAAKQADTKDLIRFKQEMDGLKERLTDKGANGQLKKACQNFEAVFIGKLWQQMRQSVQKEGYLHSKQEDSYISMFDRDFSEKMAQAGGIGLADMIYAQLSEKLKETSKTTLAGGVAIKPLKEEKPISVNQPGAGIQINTGKGITLEEWGGSVSSEASGGNAVVPAPAAQVSTQEVGSTPKLLTDVEVQAKLDTLVRRLESEHLRDSLTQGRAQGEEYTDKAVEALGRKIAQRG, from the coding sequence ATGATCAGTAGCACTGTAGACCCACGGTTGGCAGCCAAGCAGGCCGATACCAAGGATCTGATCCGTTTCAAGCAGGAGATGGACGGCCTCAAGGAGCGTTTGACGGATAAGGGCGCGAATGGCCAGCTTAAGAAAGCGTGTCAGAACTTTGAAGCCGTGTTTATCGGCAAGCTCTGGCAGCAGATGCGTCAGAGTGTGCAGAAGGAAGGGTATCTGCATTCCAAGCAGGAAGACAGTTATATTTCAATGTTTGATCGGGATTTCTCCGAGAAAATGGCTCAGGCGGGCGGGATCGGTCTGGCAGACATGATTTATGCCCAGCTTAGTGAAAAGTTGAAGGAAACAAGCAAGACAACCCTGGCCGGCGGCGTTGCCATCAAGCCGCTCAAGGAAGAAAAGCCCATATCCGTAAATCAGCCCGGCGCAGGGATACAGATCAATACCGGCAAGGGCATTACACTGGAGGAGTGGGGCGGGTCAGTCTCGTCTGAAGCATCTGGTGGAAATGCCGTGGTGCCCGCGCCTGCGGCGCAGGTATCCACTCAGGAGGTCGGCTCCACGCCCAAGCTACTGACTGACGTAGAGGTCCAGGCAAAGCTTGATACGCTGGTGCGGCGTCTTGAGTCAGAGCATCTTCGTGACAGCCTGACACAAGGGCGCGCTCAGGGGGAAGAGTATACTGACAAGGCCGTGGAAGCACTTGGCCGGAAAATTGCACAAAGAGGGTAG
- a CDS encoding flagellar basal body L-ring protein FlgH → MKHYFIIAIVSILLASIALIAGCAPKYQEQPMPAMTPPVYEEEDPALNPGSLYDSNRSEFLYDDNRASRVGDIVMVQVQESATTSIKSETTAKKENTVDNSVSAMPSTGLIGGIPLAGTLGATAGIGIGASQSSDFKGNGETSQESEFEATVATRIVRRLPGNLLQVEGARRIRVNHETQFLVVRGLIRQRDISSDNTIPSTSLAEAQIEIYGQGVLADKQRPGWLSRILDNIFPF, encoded by the coding sequence ATGAAACACTATTTCATCATCGCCATAGTTTCGATCCTGCTGGCTTCCATTGCGCTGATTGCAGGATGTGCTCCCAAATATCAGGAACAGCCCATGCCCGCGATGACTCCGCCTGTCTATGAGGAAGAGGATCCTGCACTCAATCCGGGGTCGTTGTATGACTCCAACAGGTCGGAATTCCTGTATGACGACAATCGCGCCAGTCGGGTCGGTGACATCGTTATGGTGCAGGTGCAGGAATCAGCCACGACTTCGATCAAGTCGGAGACGACGGCCAAGAAGGAAAACACCGTGGATAACTCGGTCTCGGCCATGCCCAGCACCGGCCTTATCGGCGGCATTCCCCTGGCAGGTACGCTTGGAGCGACCGCGGGTATAGGCATCGGCGCCAGCCAGTCTTCTGATTTCAAGGGGAATGGTGAGACCTCGCAGGAATCGGAATTTGAAGCCACTGTGGCCACGCGTATTGTTCGCAGACTTCCGGGCAACCTGCTGCAGGTCGAAGGTGCCAGGCGCATCCGTGTCAATCATGAGACTCAGTTCCTGGTGGTTCGGGGACTTATCCGTCAGCGTGATATCTCCTCCGACAACACGATCCCGTCCACCAGCCTCGCTGAAGCCCAGATTGAAATTTACGGCCAGGGTGTATTGGCTGACAAGCAGCGCCCCGGTTGGCTGTCACGGATTCTTGATAACATTTTCCCGTTCTAG
- the flgG gene encoding flagellar basal-body rod protein FlgG, with product MMRSLWTSATGMIAMQTHIDTLSNNLANVNTTGFKKSRAEFEDLMYQTLKIAGTQNEAGNRTPVGMQIGMGVRPVTVHKFFTQGDFKNTGNPLDMAIEGDGFFRVSQNGEDVYTRAGSFKLDDEGRVVTAGGHPLQPEFTVPAETVSVVITESGNMAALDKDGATLSETDIDIYRFQNPAGLIATGRNFYRESEASGAAVAGTPGDDNFGTIAQGFLEGSNVEMVDEMVGLIVGQRAFEINSKAITTSDAMLQTAVNIKR from the coding sequence ATGATGCGTTCCCTTTGGACCTCTGCCACAGGCATGATCGCCATGCAGACCCACATTGATACGTTGTCAAACAACCTTGCCAACGTGAACACCACGGGCTTCAAGAAAAGCCGCGCCGAGTTCGAAGACCTGATGTACCAGACGCTGAAAATAGCCGGTACACAGAACGAGGCTGGAAATAGAACACCTGTGGGCATGCAGATTGGTATGGGTGTGCGTCCGGTGACGGTGCATAAATTTTTCACACAGGGTGATTTCAAGAACACCGGGAACCCGTTGGACATGGCCATTGAAGGCGACGGTTTTTTCCGCGTTTCGCAAAACGGTGAGGACGTGTACACCCGCGCGGGTTCGTTCAAGCTTGATGACGAAGGGCGCGTGGTTACTGCTGGCGGACATCCCCTCCAGCCTGAATTTACCGTGCCGGCAGAGACTGTCAGCGTTGTTATTACCGAATCGGGCAACATGGCTGCTCTGGACAAGGATGGCGCCACGCTGTCCGAGACGGATATTGATATCTATCGCTTCCAGAACCCGGCCGGGCTCATTGCAACTGGTCGTAACTTCTACCGTGAGAGTGAAGCCTCCGGCGCAGCTGTGGCGGGAACTCCGGGTGATGACAACTTCGGAACAATCGCACAGGGATTCCTTGAAGGGTCCAATGTCGAGATGGTCGATGAAATGGTCGGACTGATTGTCGGGCAGCGTGCCTTCGAGATCAACTCCAAAGCCATCACCACTTCTGACGCAATGTTGCAGACGGCTGTCAATATCAAGCGATAA
- the flgK gene encoding flagellar hook-associated protein FlgK translates to MSFGANSILDMGRWALFASQVQLQVTGENIANVNTEGYSRRSVILEEGPYIDYSPGQLGTGVKAREVVRNFDDMVEEMYLGQAALKDKWGQLWEQLKSVENLLNESSGTGVSNALSQYFNSWNEVAQRPDNYGARQTVLNDTATMISTLKQVDTDLSLMQQRINKDVAAQVTEANKLMVEISDLNKEIQIHHVEGENNANSLFDERARKVRELAELMDIKTIDNGGGNFTVMTTAGQNLVDGASHYALEFNAAVTTTDLRPDSDFEGSIYFDGNDDYEYTVEFLASSSGSTLAGQATSGANAAQFRVSLDGGVTWLSDDLGNERHFSARDYNSRVNVEGLQIWFGSSTDSQGTPTGNFVPGDRYVISPHQGLYWVENTSHAEEITPQLHFNGEENSQRLTGGSLAALLTFRDNYVGRYRSKLDELAETIVWETNRRHSQGAGLQAFTSLDGTYSVDYTDKALASDSTGLTFGDKLQSGSSFVYVYNESTGLLASSAALDFDGSGATFNPAIHTLEDVRDAFNRTYAGAINATIVNNKLRLEAENGYTFAFGTDSAGLYAGLGINTLLKGDDPGNMMLNEKITSDIDYLATGHVNGSGEMNAGDNTTALSMYALREVSVTTRTAAEGATSQSILDYYNGIVGNVGTDVNRAEFNQNFYGTLASDLNERQQQVAGVNLDEEMSDLIKYQASYTAAAKLITTADAMLQTILSLKP, encoded by the coding sequence ATGTCTTTTGGAGCCAATTCCATACTCGACATGGGGCGGTGGGCCCTGTTCGCTTCGCAGGTTCAGCTGCAGGTCACTGGCGAGAACATCGCCAATGTGAATACGGAAGGGTATTCCCGGCGTTCCGTTATCCTGGAGGAAGGCCCGTATATTGACTATTCGCCCGGTCAGCTCGGCACGGGAGTCAAGGCCAGGGAAGTCGTTCGCAATTTCGACGATATGGTGGAAGAGATGTATTTGGGGCAGGCCGCGCTCAAGGATAAGTGGGGGCAGCTCTGGGAGCAGCTCAAGTCCGTTGAGAACCTGCTCAATGAATCCAGCGGCACAGGCGTCAGTAATGCCTTGTCTCAATATTTTAATTCGTGGAATGAAGTGGCGCAGCGACCTGACAACTATGGTGCGCGTCAAACGGTTCTGAATGATACGGCGACCATGATTTCCACGTTGAAGCAGGTGGACACCGATCTCTCTCTCATGCAGCAAAGGATCAACAAGGACGTCGCCGCTCAGGTGACCGAAGCCAACAAGCTCATGGTGGAGATTTCCGATCTGAACAAGGAAATTCAGATTCATCACGTTGAGGGTGAGAACAACGCCAACAGCTTGTTTGACGAACGTGCGCGCAAGGTGCGCGAGCTTGCTGAACTCATGGACATCAAGACTATCGATAACGGTGGCGGAAATTTCACTGTCATGACCACGGCCGGGCAGAACCTCGTGGATGGGGCCAGTCACTATGCGTTGGAATTCAACGCCGCGGTCACGACCACCGATCTTCGTCCCGACTCCGATTTTGAAGGCTCGATCTATTTCGATGGCAATGACGACTACGAGTACACGGTCGAGTTTCTTGCCTCCAGTTCAGGATCGACGCTGGCAGGTCAGGCGACTTCCGGAGCCAACGCTGCCCAATTCAGGGTTTCACTGGATGGTGGCGTTACCTGGCTCTCCGACGATCTTGGCAATGAGCGTCATTTCAGTGCGCGTGATTACAACAGTCGTGTCAATGTGGAAGGGCTGCAGATCTGGTTTGGCAGCAGTACGGATTCTCAGGGAACGCCTACTGGCAACTTCGTTCCCGGTGACCGGTATGTCATCAGTCCGCATCAGGGACTGTATTGGGTGGAAAACACCTCCCATGCAGAGGAAATCACGCCGCAGTTACATTTCAATGGTGAAGAGAATTCCCAGCGACTCACAGGCGGTAGCCTGGCGGCCCTGTTGACCTTCCGTGACAACTATGTGGGACGGTACCGTTCCAAGCTCGACGAACTGGCTGAGACAATCGTTTGGGAGACCAACCGCAGGCACAGTCAGGGTGCCGGACTTCAGGCCTTCACCTCTTTGGATGGGACCTACAGTGTCGATTACACTGACAAGGCCCTGGCCAGTGATTCAACCGGTCTGACCTTTGGCGACAAGCTCCAGTCAGGCAGTTCCTTTGTCTATGTGTACAACGAATCCACCGGTCTGCTGGCTTCCAGCGCGGCACTGGATTTCGATGGCAGCGGCGCCACATTCAATCCGGCCATTCATACTCTTGAAGATGTTCGTGACGCCTTTAACCGAACATATGCAGGGGCCATCAACGCGACCATCGTCAACAACAAGCTCCGCCTCGAAGCAGAGAACGGGTATACGTTTGCCTTTGGTACCGACAGTGCCGGGTTGTATGCCGGACTGGGAATCAACACGTTGTTGAAGGGGGATGACCCCGGCAACATGATGCTCAATGAAAAGATAACCAGCGACATTGATTATTTGGCCACAGGGCATGTGAACGGCTCCGGCGAAATGAATGCAGGAGACAACACCACGGCGTTGTCCATGTATGCCTTGCGTGAGGTCAGCGTAACAACCCGTACGGCCGCAGAGGGCGCGACTTCGCAATCCATCCTCGATTACTACAACGGTATTGTGGGCAATGTGGGTACGGACGTGAACCGGGCCGAGTTCAACCAGAATTTTTATGGCACGTTGGCGAGCGACCTGAATGAACGACAGCAGCAGGTGGCGGGCGTCAACCTTGATGAGGAAATGAGTGATTTGATTAAATATCAGGCATCCTACACGGCGGCAGCCAAGCTTATCACCACTGCCGACGCAATGTTGCAAACCATCTTGTCGCTCAAGCCCTAG
- a CDS encoding flagellar basal body P-ring protein FlgI, which translates to MPRDAGAARLKDIASFSGVRHNELVGYGLVVGLSGTGDGTSSTFTMRSMANMLEKMGVEANPDKLKPKNVAAVMVTAKMPVSATPGSTLDVTISSLGDAESLLGGVLLLTPLKGLDGKVYAVSQGALTVGGYSAGGQAAQAQKNIATVGRITSGAVVERAVPFRFNNQNAMTLNLSVRDFGTTMQVVNKINASMGGSFASARDISTIDLKLPDQFRGNMVPLMASLENLDISPDGKARVVVDEKTGTVVLGQDVRLSKVAVAHGNLQIVVSEEQEVSQPGPFSDGETVVSPSTDIAVSEQNNQLMLMEGATLQELVDGLNSIGAAPRDLISIIRALKVAGSLHAEVEVI; encoded by the coding sequence ATGCCCCGTGACGCGGGTGCAGCTCGCCTGAAGGACATCGCCAGTTTCAGTGGCGTGCGCCACAACGAACTTGTCGGGTACGGTCTTGTGGTCGGTTTGTCCGGTACGGGGGACGGCACTTCTTCAACATTTACCATGCGCTCCATGGCCAACATGCTTGAAAAGATGGGCGTCGAAGCCAACCCGGACAAACTCAAACCCAAGAACGTGGCCGCTGTCATGGTAACTGCCAAGATGCCGGTGTCCGCCACGCCCGGTTCAACCCTGGACGTCACGATATCTTCCCTGGGCGACGCTGAGAGTCTGCTTGGTGGCGTTTTGCTGCTCACGCCTCTCAAGGGCTTGGACGGCAAGGTCTATGCCGTCAGTCAGGGCGCGTTGACCGTTGGTGGATACTCTGCCGGAGGTCAGGCTGCTCAAGCGCAAAAGAATATCGCCACAGTGGGGCGCATCACCAGTGGTGCCGTTGTGGAGCGGGCTGTTCCTTTCAGATTCAATAATCAGAATGCCATGACACTGAACCTGTCTGTACGGGATTTCGGTACCACGATGCAGGTGGTGAACAAGATCAACGCCAGCATGGGCGGCAGTTTTGCCTCTGCACGGGACATCTCGACCATTGACCTGAAATTGCCGGATCAATTCCGTGGCAACATGGTGCCTTTAATGGCTTCTCTGGAAAATCTCGATATTTCGCCCGACGGCAAGGCCCGTGTGGTTGTGGATGAAAAGACCGGTACAGTGGTGCTTGGTCAGGATGTTCGTCTGAGCAAGGTGGCCGTGGCGCACGGCAACCTGCAGATCGTAGTCTCCGAAGAACAGGAAGTCAGTCAGCCGGGGCCGTTCTCCGATGGCGAGACCGTTGTTTCTCCGAGTACCGACATCGCGGTGTCTGAACAGAATAATCAGCTCATGCTCATGGAAGGTGCAACCCTGCAGGAACTCGTGGATGGTCTGAATTCAATCGGCGCAGCTCCGCGAGATCTCATTTCCATTATTCGTGCTCTCAAGGTTGCCGGTTCATTGCATGCCGAAGTGGAGGTTATCTAA
- the fliW gene encoding flagellar assembly protein FliW translates to MTRLGEREVSSDGIIYFPRGLVGLEDKREFALLSVKDDDSPFLLLQCVTDPGLGLLVADPYAFIESYDVKIENADRKVLKVENIRQVAVLVTVTIPRDKPEDTTLNLQGPIVINTEARIGLQIPQTEAGYPTHFHPIAV, encoded by the coding sequence ATGACGCGGCTGGGCGAGCGCGAAGTCAGCTCGGACGGCATCATCTATTTTCCTCGTGGCCTTGTGGGGCTGGAGGACAAGCGCGAGTTTGCCCTTTTGAGCGTTAAGGACGATGACTCTCCGTTCCTGCTGTTGCAGTGTGTCACAGACCCGGGCTTGGGACTGCTCGTGGCCGACCCCTACGCTTTTATCGAAAGTTATGATGTGAAGATCGAGAATGCGGACCGGAAAGTCCTCAAGGTGGAGAATATCAGGCAGGTGGCAGTATTGGTCACAGTGACCATACCACGTGACAAACCTGAAGACACCACCCTTAACCTTCAGGGGCCGATTGTCATCAACACCGAGGCAAGGATAGGTCTTCAGATTCCGCAGACGGAAGCAGGCTACCCCACACACTTCCATCCGATTGCTGTCTAG
- the flgN gene encoding flagellar export chaperone FlgN, translated as MIRLIEENLVRQNKAVMLLSILLEEEFSRLMNLKPQSVSQIELSIQELMRQIAAERVSLRTMVGQMSAGSLRLAEIYPLLEPDVVEALKGLVIMMDDTEQKCAMQAAKNNEMATALFDQSKGLLNYMHNQIKPKNTNAYGRTGRFAKAPSDARLLTGRL; from the coding sequence ATGATTCGTTTGATAGAGGAAAATTTGGTTCGGCAGAATAAGGCTGTGATGCTGTTGTCTATCCTGCTTGAGGAAGAATTTTCCCGCCTGATGAATCTCAAGCCCCAGTCGGTCTCGCAGATTGAACTTTCCATTCAGGAGCTTATGCGTCAGATCGCGGCAGAGCGCGTCTCACTGCGCACGATGGTGGGACAGATGAGCGCCGGTTCCTTGCGTCTGGCCGAAATTTACCCCCTGCTTGAACCCGATGTGGTTGAAGCGCTCAAGGGCCTTGTGATCATGATGGACGACACCGAACAGAAGTGCGCAATGCAGGCTGCCAAGAATAATGAGATGGCTACAGCCCTGTTTGATCAGTCCAAGGGATTGCTCAATTACATGCACAATCAGATCAAGCCCAAGAATACCAACGCCTATGGCCGGACCGGCCGGTTTGCCAAGGCTCCCAGCGATGCTCGTTTGTTGACCGGGAGGTTGTAA
- the rimP gene encoding ribosome maturation factor RimP: MRQTFEEMLTDIIRPEIENLGLIFWGLSSPPSGKKRVVRIYIDGEDGVHIDQCAHVSRQVGLMLEVEDVIPGAFTLEVSSPGLERRFFTPEQMVGYIGRTIKVTLVDPVADRRKLKGELVAVKGDTITMTVDEETMDIDWLSIKKARLIHEF, encoded by the coding sequence ATGCGCCAGACTTTCGAAGAAATGCTGACGGATATAATCCGGCCCGAGATTGAAAATCTCGGTCTTATCTTTTGGGGATTGAGTTCCCCGCCGTCCGGCAAAAAGCGCGTTGTTCGCATATATATCGACGGTGAAGACGGTGTGCACATTGACCAGTGCGCGCATGTCAGTCGTCAGGTCGGGCTGATGCTTGAAGTGGAAGACGTCATTCCCGGGGCATTCACGCTGGAGGTCTCCTCCCCCGGTCTTGAAAGACGATTTTTCACACCTGAGCAAATGGTCGGTTACATCGGTCGGACAATCAAGGTGACTTTGGTCGACCCCGTGGCTGACCGTCGCAAGCTCAAAGGTGAACTGGTCGCAGTGAAAGGCGACACCATCACCATGACCGTTGATGAAGAAACAATGGATATCGACTGGCTTTCCATCAAGAAAGCCCGGTTGATCCACGAATTTTAG
- the flgL gene encoding flagellar hook-associated protein FlgL, which yields MRVTQKMLFSRYVTNLNKSLTSLMDLNIKAQTQKRINKPSDDPTGMTRILDHRDTLRSLDQYSENISTAKGWLTSADESLMQVSTILTRAKELATQAATGTVDSNNREQISYELRSLFEQLVGLANTNFEGKQIYGGHKVNTPAFKEIMWLTTNDDSFGNNAEFTVNGSSNSTVLVQFFDSSGTVAPGGNMNLSDGNLGVRYSIDGGDTWQTDGSVTFAAGEGTLSLPQSGTSVTFHNDTAIKVNDPADESVADGTWLWIRPSAQYMGDDEDAPPSVDPLGPGSNLIDATASGSFLDTNVTVRIDNSSAVAMNEDIEYSYSIDGGINWVTGNIAQADTSSNAAVLSVANGGILSLASNGSNLLQPGQQFVIRPRSAAINLDVSSSEQVQVNGVGKDIFGGIYMDPEIVLASNGSILTLSSQNSGRVFHSNAAPGMAISIQGNDEYSKNLFEVMGNLVAMAETNNQTGVQQALANLSEAQEHIMNAVAEVGGRENRLQIGETIVDGLKLNEQTLVSSIEDADVSELMTELAQQQIVYESVLRSTSMIMQLNLGKFI from the coding sequence ATGCGCGTAACGCAGAAAATGCTCTTCTCCCGATATGTCACCAACTTGAACAAGTCGTTGACATCTCTGATGGACTTGAACATCAAGGCCCAGACACAGAAGCGGATCAATAAGCCCAGCGACGACCCTACCGGCATGACCCGTATTCTGGATCATCGTGACACGCTGCGCTCTCTGGATCAGTACTCCGAGAATATTTCCACGGCAAAAGGGTGGCTCACCAGTGCCGATGAATCACTCATGCAGGTGTCCACCATTCTGACCCGTGCCAAGGAATTGGCTACGCAGGCGGCTACCGGAACAGTGGACAGCAACAACCGCGAGCAGATCAGCTATGAACTGCGTTCGCTCTTCGAGCAGCTGGTCGGGCTGGCCAATACCAATTTTGAAGGCAAGCAGATCTATGGCGGCCATAAGGTCAATACTCCGGCGTTCAAGGAAATCATGTGGTTGACCACCAATGATGACTCCTTTGGCAATAATGCGGAGTTCACTGTCAATGGGTCATCGAATTCTACCGTTCTTGTTCAATTCTTCGACAGCTCCGGCACTGTTGCGCCGGGCGGCAACATGAACCTGTCGGACGGCAATCTTGGTGTGCGGTATTCCATTGACGGTGGTGACACTTGGCAGACGGATGGCTCCGTGACATTTGCCGCAGGCGAAGGCACCCTCAGTCTGCCACAGAGTGGCACCAGCGTTACATTTCACAACGATACGGCCATCAAGGTCAACGACCCTGCTGATGAATCCGTTGCCGACGGAACATGGCTGTGGATTCGTCCTTCCGCTCAATATATGGGGGATGACGAAGACGCACCTCCCTCGGTCGATCCGCTCGGCCCTGGATCGAACCTGATTGATGCCACGGCATCAGGGTCATTTCTGGATACCAACGTCACTGTGCGTATCGACAACTCGTCAGCCGTGGCCATGAATGAGGACATCGAGTACTCCTACAGCATTGATGGCGGTATCAATTGGGTGACCGGTAATATCGCCCAGGCTGACACGTCGTCCAACGCGGCCGTGCTTTCCGTTGCCAACGGCGGCATACTGTCCCTGGCCTCCAATGGGTCCAACCTGCTTCAGCCTGGACAGCAGTTTGTCATCCGTCCTCGTTCGGCGGCCATCAATCTCGATGTTTCCTCCAGTGAGCAGGTTCAGGTCAATGGCGTGGGCAAGGATATTTTTGGCGGTATCTATATGGACCCGGAGATTGTCCTGGCCTCCAATGGTTCCATTCTGACGCTGAGTAGTCAGAATTCCGGCAGGGTGTTCCACTCCAATGCCGCGCCCGGCATGGCGATTTCTATTCAGGGCAATGACGAATACTCCAAGAACCTGTTTGAAGTCATGGGCAATCTGGTCGCCATGGCCGAGACTAATAACCAGACAGGTGTGCAGCAGGCGCTGGCGAATCTGAGTGAGGCGCAGGAGCATATCATGAATGCTGTCGCCGAAGTCGGCGGTCGGGAGAACCGGTTGCAGATAGGCGAGACCATTGTGGATGGTCTCAAGCTCAATGAGCAGACATTGGTCAGTTCCATCGAGGATGCCGATGTCTCCGAATTGATGACCGAACTGGCGCAACAGCAGATCGTGTATGAGTCTGTGCTGCGTTCCACGTCCATGATCATGCAACTAAATCTTGGAAAGTTTATTTAA
- the csrA gene encoding carbon storage regulator CsrA, giving the protein MLILTRRPGESLFLGDNIKLKILSVQGKQIKIGLDVPEDMTVYREEVYLKIKEQNRQALEISQQDLLAAAALWQKKENKK; this is encoded by the coding sequence ATGTTGATACTAACCCGGAGACCGGGAGAAAGCCTCTTCTTAGGCGATAATATCAAGCTTAAGATCCTGAGCGTTCAGGGTAAGCAGATAAAGATCGGCCTGGATGTACCCGAAGACATGACTGTCTATCGGGAAGAGGTGTATCTTAAGATCAAGGAACAGAACAGGCAGGCGCTGGAAATTAGCCAGCAAGACCTGCTCGCGGCGGCAGCGCTATGGCAAAAGAAAGAAAACAAAAAATAA
- the flgA gene encoding flagellar basal body P-ring formation chaperone FlgA, with the protein MSSNTMKCTESFGRVRYILAVLLLAALLLIPSVTGATAGMAWQAIVKSAACVQGPYVLLGEIAYPAGSMDDATWESLANIKLWKASTRAGRPVAVSRDKLRSILKYYLGDMVENLILPSQITVQTGGRVISGEELKSRVVAFLTPRAEDLGGDVEFKDFHLPRQIFFPNLYDTLSLSANDIVPGRNQVKIHGVTPDGKIVTSKAGTVFINVWKAIPVAAKPMNRFERVSPANVSFQRVNLAYRQNVWDGTGGPWRMARTLGRGQPFTLSHLEPIPLIEKGERVYLTFQGKRVKLTIKAVALGEAGMGQQVSVKNLQSNKTVLATVISDDTVVVR; encoded by the coding sequence ATGTCGAGTAATACTATGAAATGCACTGAGAGTTTCGGTCGAGTCAGGTACATCCTTGCTGTGCTGCTTTTGGCAGCGTTGCTGCTGATTCCTTCCGTAACGGGGGCTACCGCCGGTATGGCCTGGCAGGCCATCGTGAAAAGTGCCGCCTGCGTTCAGGGGCCATATGTCCTGCTCGGTGAAATTGCTTATCCTGCCGGGAGTATGGATGATGCCACATGGGAGTCGCTGGCGAATATCAAACTGTGGAAAGCTTCCACTCGCGCCGGACGTCCCGTGGCCGTGAGCCGTGATAAATTGCGGAGTATTCTCAAGTATTACCTGGGTGATATGGTGGAGAACCTCATACTGCCCAGCCAGATTACGGTGCAGACCGGTGGGCGGGTCATCTCGGGCGAGGAACTCAAGTCGCGGGTTGTCGCATTTTTGACACCTCGCGCAGAGGACTTGGGTGGCGATGTGGAATTCAAGGATTTTCATCTTCCTCGTCAAATCTTTTTTCCCAATTTATATGATACGCTTTCCCTCAGTGCCAACGACATTGTTCCGGGGCGCAACCAGGTCAAGATTCATGGTGTCACTCCTGATGGCAAGATCGTGACCAGCAAGGCCGGAACAGTCTTCATCAATGTCTGGAAGGCTATCCCCGTGGCCGCCAAACCCATGAACCGGTTTGAGCGTGTCTCTCCGGCAAACGTATCTTTTCAGCGGGTTAACCTCGCTTACCGCCAAAACGTGTGGGATGGCACCGGCGGTCCATGGCGGATGGCGCGGACCCTGGGGAGAGGGCAGCCTTTCACCCTGTCACACCTTGAACCTATTCCGCTTATTGAGAAAGGGGAGCGCGTGTACCTGACCTTCCAGGGCAAGCGCGTGAAGTTGACCATAAAGGCTGTCGCGTTGGGTGAAGCCGGTATGGGGCAGCAGGTATCGGTCAAGAATTTGCAAAGCAACAAGACAGTGCTGGCAACCGTGATCAGTGATGACACGGTTGTCGTCAGATAG